CAATAGTTAAATTTACTCACCAGAAGCGTGACCTCACCCATTGATGTCTTGCACTATCAGCAGCTAAAATAAGCTCAAATTAAACAATACCAAAGATTATAGTGCCTCCTGGCAGTACATTTTTGAAGTTACATAAATGCCATTAGCATGGTAAAATAGAGCAtaattttacaaacatttataaaccatcgatatatatatatatatatatatatatatatatatatatatatatatatatatatatatatttgaatttgttaGATTCAATATGTTAATTTGggtagaacaaaaaatattatagaccCTCAAAAATGTATGAGCAGTTCTGTTCACACCCAAgtgtttttctcttttaattctcaaatatattttgattttgaattttatatggCATCTTATTGTTAAAAGTACATATGTTTGTCTATAGAATACTTTTATGTAAGTGTTAagcaattaaataataaattgtattttgttgattcttcatttttccaaacccattatttattttggaatgCTTTACAGGTACTATTTAATCATAAAACTCCAAATATTCCATGCAGTGCTAAATATatacaattagaaaaaaaaataggagagtttgaaagtattttattgaatttgtaggtaaaaattataaaatacaaagCAAAAGACTTTGTGattcattcaaaattgatagtttctggaaccgttggtacTACCATTCTTGTTAGATAGAGTTGTTTTAAGGGTACAGTTGATTAGCTGaataaattactaataaaacgaaaaaaaatgatatttataaataatataatgacTATGCTGTTAAGCTGAATCATCCATTTTTGGCTTTAAAAATTTGCCAATTGGTAACTTCTGATATACTCctacaaataatacaaaagcTATAGAATCTTCTTCATAAAAATCTTCTTGGACGACACAATTTTTACGAGAGAAGGAGGAGGAGGCGGCGTTGGTGGGTATACTCCTTTTGTTGTGTTTTCGTTTGCTTCATCGGATAATTTGAAAGGTTTCAATACAATATTCACTGTATCCAtattttttggaacaaaattccCATATATCGAAACGGGGGCGCAAATTTTGTACCctaattttacataaaactCTTCTTTTCCTTTAGTGGATAAATAAACTGCGTTTAAACCAAGACCCCTACAAAAATTCTCAGCTTCCCTCATTAACATTGATCCATATCCTTTGTTCCTGTGATTCATTTCTACAACTACAGACTCTACGAAGCATGCTGTCTTAATATTTGGTATTACTGATAATTTGAGATGGCCAATCACAGTTTTAtcctttaataaaatcaatgatGTTGGTAAATGGTCACAAGATTGTTCTAAACTGTGTAACCGAGCTGTTTTAGATCTTTTCCACTCTTGATTTATAATATTACAACAATCTAAGAGGTATTCCGGATGTTTGTGGATAGGAACAACTTCCAAAGTCAtctgaaaatcataaaaaaaataacatgcTTCACATGTggtacattttttaatacatatttagGTATCTACAgggtatttcatttataaagtCCTGTAGATTCCTCAACatatttttca
This portion of the Diorhabda sublineata isolate icDioSubl1.1 chromosome X, icDioSubl1.1, whole genome shotgun sequence genome encodes:
- the LOC130451543 gene encoding N-alpha-acetyltransferase 80 → MTLEVVPIHKHPEYLLDCCNIINQEWKRSKTARLHSLEQSCDHLPTSLILLKDKTVIGHLKLSVIPNIKTACFVESVVVEMNHRNKGYGSMLMREAENFCRGLGLNAVYLSTKGKEEFYVKLGYKICAPVSIYGNFVPKNMDTVNIVLKPFKLSDEANENTTKGVYPPTPPPPPSLVKIVSSKKIFMKKIL